From a region of the Tachypleus tridentatus isolate NWPU-2018 chromosome 1, ASM421037v1, whole genome shotgun sequence genome:
- the LOC143248703 gene encoding uncharacterized protein LOC143248703, with the protein MFTKIAIFAVVVVTVSAGVPVPYDYPAVAASKHIQPPYVPEPYEAPEPYSFGYETTDEFGNTQSRHEGADGTGAVSGSYGYTDVYGTHRQVEYVADANGYRAVVKTNEPGTSNANPANVEVLSEEAPLSHPTVTNYKHPLPLSHPAVPVPSYKQPLPLPHPAVPSYKHVLPLPHPAVPSYKHVLPLPHPAVPVPSYKYPVPLPHPALKFKSALYTHPVPYAPVVKVPTPSHPSTSTTTEAPKEEK; encoded by the exons ATAGCCATTTTTGCTGTTGTCGTGGTAACTGTTTCTGCTGGTGTACCTGTTCCTTACGACTATCCAGCTGTAGCCGCTTCCAAGCATATTCAGCCTCCTTACGTCCCAGAACCATAC GAAGCTCCTGAGCCCTACAGCTTCGGATACGAAACTACTGATGAATTTGGTAACACTCAGTCTCGTCATGAAGGAGCTGACGGTACTGGTGCCGTGAGTGGATCTTATGGTTACACTGATGTTTACGGAACTCATCGCCAGGTGGAATACGTTGCTGACGCCAATGGTTACCGTGCTGTGGTGAAAACCAACGAGCCCGGTACCTCTAATGCCAACCCTGCCAACGTGGAAGTTCTTTCCGAAGAAGCTCCCCTTTCTCACCCTACTGTTACAAACTACAAGCACCCCCTGCCACTTTCTCACCCTGCTGTTCCAGTTCCAAGTTACAAACAACCCCTGCCCCTTCCTCACCCTGCTGTTCCAAGCTACAAACACGTGCTGCCCCTTCCTCACCCTGCTGTTCCAAGCTACAAACACGTGCTTCCCCTTCCTCACCCTGCTGTTCCAGTTCCAAGCTACAAGTACCCCGTGCCTCTACCACACCCAGCACTTAAATTCAAGTCTGCTCTATATACTCACCCTGTCCCATATGCTCCTGTTGTGAAGGTTCCCACCCCTTCTCACCCTTCAACCAGCACTACTACTGAAGCTCCTAAAGAAGAGAAATAG